In Streptomyces qaidamensis, one DNA window encodes the following:
- a CDS encoding GNAT family N-acetyltransferase has translation MTTRHPERHTARLRLRQWSEADLDVLAEMDADPDVMRYIGDGSPGTRERTAAALARMRAVWDERGYGLFAAEERVTGELVGWVGLAVPAFLPEVMPAVEIGWRLRRRSWGRGYATEAAREVLAFAFGEAEAGAGLERVVSICHVDNHASLRVMTKLGMTYDRTTRVPAHGQPVRVMAITREEYHSSA, from the coding sequence GTGACCACGCGGCACCCCGAGCGCCACACCGCACGCCTGCGGCTGCGTCAGTGGAGCGAGGCGGACCTGGACGTGCTCGCGGAGATGGACGCGGACCCGGACGTCATGCGGTACATCGGTGACGGCTCGCCCGGCACCCGTGAGCGGACCGCCGCGGCCCTGGCCCGGATGCGCGCGGTCTGGGACGAGCGCGGCTACGGCCTGTTCGCCGCCGAGGAGAGGGTGACCGGCGAGCTGGTGGGCTGGGTGGGGCTGGCCGTTCCGGCCTTCCTCCCGGAAGTCATGCCGGCGGTGGAGATCGGATGGCGGCTGCGGCGCCGGTCCTGGGGCCGGGGCTACGCCACGGAAGCCGCACGCGAGGTCCTGGCGTTCGCTTTCGGCGAGGCGGAAGCGGGCGCCGGCCTGGAACGCGTCGTCAGCATCTGCCACGTCGACAACCACGCCTCGCTCCGCGTCATGACCAAGCTCGGAATGACGTACGACCGCACCACGCGCGTCCCCGCCCATGGGCAGCCGGTCCGGGTCATGGCGATCACGCGGGAGGAGTACCACTCCTCGGCGTGA
- a CDS encoding DUF6233 domain-containing protein yields MNDPESRLALLRFLERVQERDLARTRRWIADEERRQAERRHGLLSRPPAPDWLIERGLSGQEAVYVHVGGCWNAGRRSKGVDRDRARRALAEGITSCPQCRPDTELGFVDG; encoded by the coding sequence ATGAACGATCCAGAGTCGCGGCTCGCGCTGCTCCGCTTCCTGGAGCGCGTGCAGGAACGCGACCTGGCACGCACCCGCCGGTGGATCGCGGACGAGGAGCGCCGCCAGGCCGAACGCCGGCACGGTCTCCTGTCCCGGCCGCCCGCGCCGGACTGGCTGATCGAACGCGGCCTGTCCGGGCAGGAGGCGGTGTACGTCCACGTCGGCGGCTGCTGGAACGCGGGCCGGCGCAGCAAGGGCGTCGACCGCGACCGCGCCCGGCGCGCCCTCGCCGAGGGGATCACGTCCTGCCCGCAGTGCCGGCCGGACACGGAGCTCGGCTTCGTGGACGGGTAG
- a CDS encoding DUF6188 family protein → MILETPFLLRDAAGHGHELEPGTGVRLAPVLGLLGQSVAAVDVQYLGTLTIEFQDGTGLRIGPDPHFESWHLTGSGVHAITVGPGGEEDWEA, encoded by the coding sequence TTGATCCTGGAGACACCATTCCTGCTCCGTGACGCAGCCGGTCATGGGCACGAACTGGAGCCCGGGACGGGCGTCCGCCTTGCCCCCGTGCTCGGCCTCCTCGGCCAATCGGTCGCAGCAGTTGACGTCCAGTATCTCGGCACCTTGACCATCGAGTTCCAGGACGGCACTGGGCTGCGCATCGGACCGGATCCGCACTTCGAGTCCTGGCACTTGACCGGAAGCGGCGTCCACGCCATCACCGTCGGTCCCGGCGGTGAAGAGGATTGGGAAGCCTGA
- a CDS encoding nuclear transport factor 2 family protein: protein MTSTDIAEATRLTVQKFLGLRLAGDTEGLTALFADEVDWVLADNPGVPWIRPRSTAAECAAQADELARYTVPEDARASVDTVLVDGTDAVLMGQVSGTVRATGKSFSGPFALRLTVEDGRITRHHLYENSLSIAEACAP, encoded by the coding sequence ATGACATCCACTGACATCGCCGAAGCCACCCGCCTCACCGTTCAGAAGTTCCTCGGACTCCGGCTCGCCGGTGACACCGAGGGGCTCACCGCGCTCTTCGCCGACGAGGTCGACTGGGTGCTCGCCGACAACCCCGGCGTCCCTTGGATCCGGCCTCGGTCCACCGCCGCCGAATGTGCGGCACAGGCCGATGAGCTGGCCCGGTACACCGTCCCGGAGGACGCTCGCGCGTCCGTGGACACCGTCCTCGTCGACGGGACCGACGCCGTGCTGATGGGGCAGGTCTCCGGGACCGTCCGGGCGACCGGGAAGTCCTTCTCGGGGCCGTTCGCGCTGCGGCTCACCGTCGAGGACGGGCGGATCACCCGGCACCACCTCTACGAGAACAGCCTGTCGATCGCCGAGGCCTGCGCCCCCTGA
- a CDS encoding MDR family MFS transporter, protein MPYVLRARRAVRETVSGLPREFWWLWTSTLVNRLGAFVATFMALYLTLDRGYSATYAGLVAALHGLGGVLSSLGGGVMADRLGRRPTLLIAQASTAVSVALLGFVHDPVAIAGVAFLVGMASNASRPAVQAMMADIVRPEDRIRAFSLNYWAINLGFAVSSMAAGFIAEVSYRAGFLIEAGMTMACAILVFLRLPESKPAEPAVSTAVPADSVSLGTVLRDGRFMSVVGLSFLVALIFQQGSVGLPVAMGEAGFSPAEYGMAIAVNGALIVVLQIPVTRFIEHRDPRRLLVVSSLLAGYGFALTAFAGSVGVIALTVCVWTLAEIVNAPTQTGLVVRLSPVHGRGRYQGMYTMSWSVAALVAPLLSGFVIDRFGAEWLWGSCAVLGTAAGAGYAALMRRVAEDGEKAEAGTEAADGLRALPAGPGRDTRRSRTL, encoded by the coding sequence ATGCCGTACGTCCTGCGTGCCCGACGTGCCGTCCGGGAGACGGTCTCGGGTCTGCCCCGCGAGTTCTGGTGGCTGTGGACCAGCACGCTGGTCAACCGGCTCGGTGCCTTCGTCGCCACCTTCATGGCGCTGTACCTGACCCTCGACCGCGGCTACTCCGCCACGTACGCCGGTCTGGTCGCCGCCCTGCACGGGCTCGGCGGGGTGCTCTCCTCGCTGGGCGGCGGGGTGATGGCGGACCGGCTGGGCCGGCGGCCGACGCTGCTGATCGCGCAGGCCTCGACCGCCGTGTCCGTGGCCCTGCTGGGATTCGTGCACGACCCGGTCGCGATCGCCGGTGTCGCCTTCCTCGTCGGCATGGCGAGCAACGCCTCGCGGCCCGCCGTGCAGGCGATGATGGCGGACATCGTCCGGCCCGAGGACCGGATCCGTGCCTTCTCCCTCAACTACTGGGCCATCAACCTCGGCTTCGCCGTCTCCTCCATGGCCGCCGGGTTCATCGCGGAGGTCAGCTACCGCGCCGGGTTCCTGATCGAGGCGGGGATGACGATGGCCTGCGCGATCCTCGTCTTCCTGCGGCTGCCGGAGTCCAAGCCCGCAGAGCCGGCGGTCTCGACTGCCGTGCCGGCGGACTCCGTGAGCCTGGGCACCGTCCTGCGCGACGGGCGGTTCATGAGCGTCGTCGGGCTGTCCTTCCTGGTCGCGCTGATCTTCCAGCAGGGGTCGGTGGGACTGCCGGTGGCGATGGGCGAGGCCGGTTTCTCCCCGGCCGAGTACGGCATGGCGATCGCCGTGAACGGCGCGCTGATCGTCGTCCTCCAGATCCCCGTCACCCGCTTCATCGAGCACCGGGACCCCCGCCGGCTGCTGGTCGTCTCGTCCCTCCTCGCGGGGTACGGCTTCGCCCTCACCGCCTTCGCGGGGTCCGTGGGGGTCATCGCGCTCACGGTGTGCGTGTGGACCCTGGCGGAGATCGTCAACGCGCCCACGCAGACGGGCCTCGTCGTACGGCTGTCCCCGGTGCACGGGCGCGGGCGCTACCAGGGCATGTACACGATGTCCTGGTCCGTGGCCGCCCTCGTCGCGCCGCTGCTGTCCGGGTTCGTCATCGACCGGTTCGGGGCGGAGTGGCTGTGGGGGTCCTGCGCGGTGCTCGGGACGGCGGCCGGGGCGGGGTACGCCGCGCTGATGCGGCGGGTCGCGGAGGACGGGGAGAAGGCTGAGGCGGGGACGGAGGCGGCGGACGGGCTCCGGGCGCTGCCTGCCGGGCCCGGCAGGGACACGCGAAGGAGCCGGACACTGTGA
- a CDS encoding helix-turn-helix transcriptional regulator, translated as MASQPARIVSAWRPAVPGVVEVFHARFTEYAYPMHVHDAWTLLIVDTGAVRYDLDRHEHGTPHDTVSLLPPHVPHNGSPVTAEGFRKRVLYLDATHLGDEFIGAAVDRPDLRDPLLRRRVGQLHGTLGRPGEELEAESRLLFVGERLRGHLRGDAASLRPTDPVLARRLRELLDERIVEGVVLREAAGLLGAHPAHLVRAFSTAYGIAPHQYLTSLRVGRARRLLLEGRSPGDAAVAAGFYDQSHLTRHFRKLVGVPPGRYRAGGKG; from the coding sequence ATGGCCTCCCAGCCCGCCCGGATCGTCTCCGCCTGGCGGCCCGCCGTCCCGGGTGTCGTCGAGGTCTTCCACGCGCGGTTCACCGAGTACGCGTATCCGATGCACGTCCACGACGCCTGGACGCTGCTGATCGTCGACACCGGCGCCGTGCGGTACGACCTCGACCGGCACGAGCACGGCACCCCGCACGACACCGTGTCGCTGCTGCCGCCGCACGTGCCGCACAACGGCTCCCCCGTCACCGCTGAGGGCTTCCGCAAGCGGGTGCTGTACCTCGACGCGACGCACCTCGGCGACGAGTTCATCGGGGCTGCCGTCGACCGGCCCGATCTGCGCGATCCGCTGCTGCGGCGGCGCGTGGGGCAGTTGCACGGCACACTGGGGCGGCCCGGTGAGGAACTGGAGGCCGAGAGCAGGCTGTTGTTCGTCGGGGAGCGGTTGCGCGGGCATCTGCGGGGCGACGCCGCTTCCCTCCGGCCCACCGATCCCGTACTCGCGCGGCGGCTGCGCGAGTTGCTGGACGAGCGGATCGTCGAGGGCGTCGTCCTGCGGGAGGCCGCCGGGCTGCTCGGCGCCCATCCGGCCCATCTGGTCCGGGCGTTCAGCACCGCCTACGGCATCGCACCGCACCAGTACCTGACGTCCCTGCGCGTGGGGCGCGCCCGGCGGCTGCTCCTGGAGGGCCGCTCACCGGGCGATGCGGCGGTGGCGGCCGGGTTCTACGACCAGTCACACCTCACCCGGCACTTCCGCAAGCTGGTGGGTGTGCCGCCGGGGCGTTACCGCGCAGGCGGCAAGGGTTAG
- a CDS encoding YbjN domain-containing protein encodes MGETDQEQRAAQVIEGALKDAELEWESPQPGTYVAQLPGTRKLKTTVSLIVGRHSLSLNAFVIRHPDENEQGVHRWLLERNLKLYGVSYAVDQHGDVYLTGRLSLSAVTADELDRLLGQVLEASDGAFNTLLELGFASAIRKEYEWRVSRGEPTRNLDAFAHLTQRPER; translated from the coding sequence ATGGGTGAAACCGATCAGGAACAGCGCGCGGCCCAGGTCATCGAGGGAGCGCTGAAGGACGCCGAACTGGAGTGGGAGAGCCCCCAGCCCGGCACCTACGTCGCACAGCTCCCCGGCACCCGCAAGCTGAAGACGACGGTCTCCCTGATCGTCGGCCGCCACTCCCTGTCGCTGAACGCCTTCGTCATCCGCCACCCCGACGAGAACGAACAGGGCGTCCACCGCTGGCTCCTGGAACGCAACCTCAAGCTCTACGGCGTGAGTTACGCCGTCGACCAGCACGGCGACGTCTACCTCACCGGCCGCCTCTCCCTGTCCGCCGTCACCGCCGACGAGCTCGACCGGCTGCTCGGCCAGGTCCTGGAGGCGTCCGACGGCGCCTTCAACACCCTGCTGGAGCTGGGCTTCGCCTCGGCGATCCGCAAGGAGTACGAGTGGCGGGTGTCGCGGGGGGAGCCCACGCGCAACCTGGACGCGTTCGCCCACCTCACGCAGCGCCCCGAGCGCTAG
- a CDS encoding YozE family protein, producing MPKPKSFTAWLKTHADQRNAIGDLARDVSTDPDWPSHKGRQGQFDYLEERGAIDAAVETLERAWAQYEAYRAAQTDT from the coding sequence ATGCCCAAGCCGAAGAGCTTCACCGCATGGTTGAAGACCCACGCCGACCAGCGCAATGCCATTGGGGATCTCGCGCGGGACGTCTCCACTGACCCTGACTGGCCCTCACACAAGGGAAGGCAGGGCCAGTTTGACTACCTCGAAGAGCGCGGCGCCATCGACGCGGCTGTCGAGACCCTCGAACGCGCCTGGGCTCAGTACGAGGCGTACCGGGCCGCTCAGACAGATACCTGA
- a CDS encoding phosphoglyceromutase yields the protein MADAPYKLILLRHGESEWNAKNLFTGWVDVNLNEKGEKEAVRGGELLKDADLLPDVVHTSLQKRAIRTAQLALESADRHWIPVHRSWRLNERHYGALQGKDKAQTLAEFGEEQFMLWRRSYDTPPPPLDVDAEYSQFSDARYATLPPELRPRTECLKDVVVRMLPYWFDAIVPDLLTGRTVLVAAHGNSLRALVKHLDGISDADIAGLNIPTGIPLSYELDADFKPLNPGGTYLDPEAAAAAIEAVKNQGKKK from the coding sequence ATGGCCGACGCACCGTACAAGCTGATCCTCCTCCGCCACGGCGAGAGCGAGTGGAACGCGAAGAACCTGTTCACCGGCTGGGTGGACGTCAATCTCAACGAGAAGGGCGAGAAGGAGGCAGTCCGCGGTGGCGAGCTCCTGAAGGACGCCGATCTCCTCCCCGACGTGGTCCACACGTCCCTCCAGAAGCGCGCGATCCGCACGGCCCAGCTCGCGCTGGAGTCCGCGGACCGCCACTGGATCCCGGTCCACCGCTCGTGGCGCCTGAACGAGCGCCACTACGGCGCCCTGCAGGGCAAGGACAAGGCCCAGACGCTCGCCGAGTTCGGCGAGGAGCAGTTCATGCTGTGGCGCCGGTCCTACGACACCCCGCCCCCGCCGCTCGACGTCGACGCCGAGTACTCCCAGTTCTCCGACGCGCGCTACGCGACCCTCCCGCCGGAGCTGCGCCCGCGCACGGAGTGCCTGAAGGACGTCGTCGTCCGCATGCTCCCGTACTGGTTCGACGCGATCGTCCCCGACCTGCTGACCGGCCGCACGGTCCTGGTAGCGGCCCACGGCAACTCCCTCCGCGCCCTGGTCAAGCACCTGGACGGCATCTCCGACGCGGACATCGCGGGCCTCAACATCCCCACGGGCATCCCGCTCTCCTACGAGCTCGACGCCGACTTCAAGCCCCTGAACCCGGGCGGCACGTACCTGGACCCCGAGGCTGCGGCAGCGGCCATCGAGGCGGTCAAGAACCAGGGCAAGAAGAAGTAG
- a CDS encoding MarR family winged helix-turn-helix transcriptional regulator, with product MEPRWLSPEEQRAWRAYRDLSLVLEDVLDQQLRHKADLSHLYYSVMVFLSEAPERRLRMTDLAEQLKIARTRLSYTVSRMEERGWVRREDAPGDGRAQLAVLTEEGLTALEEAAPSHVATVRAAVFDRLTPEQARAFGEACEIILTGLTGPDRPAFPADLPWRR from the coding sequence ATGGAACCCCGTTGGCTCTCCCCCGAGGAGCAGCGCGCCTGGCGCGCCTACCGCGACCTCAGCCTGGTCCTGGAGGACGTCCTCGACCAGCAACTGCGACACAAGGCCGACCTCAGCCACCTGTACTACTCGGTGATGGTGTTCCTCTCGGAGGCCCCCGAGCGACGGCTGCGCATGACAGACCTCGCCGAACAGCTGAAGATCGCCCGGACACGGCTCTCCTACACCGTCAGCCGCATGGAGGAGCGCGGCTGGGTGCGCCGCGAGGACGCGCCGGGGGACGGGCGGGCCCAGCTCGCCGTGCTGACGGAGGAGGGGCTGACCGCCCTTGAGGAGGCCGCCCCCAGTCACGTCGCCACCGTTCGGGCTGCCGTCTTCGACCGGCTGACGCCTGAGCAGGCGCGCGCCTTCGGTGAAGCGTGCGAGATCATCCTCACCGGCCTCACGGGCCCGGACCGCCCGGCCTTCCCCGCCGACCTCCCCTGGCGCCGCTGA
- a CDS encoding DUF2000 domain-containing protein: protein MNTSTEPEPTGPEPVRFDTKIAVLLRADLETWQRLNVTSFLVSGLGTQLPEVIGEPYEDADGVPYLPMFRQPVMVFEATKETLATAHTRALTRALPRAVFTSDLFATGNDRDNRAAVRAVPTADLDLVGLAVHGPKNAVDKVVKGARMHP, encoded by the coding sequence ATGAACACGAGTACCGAACCCGAACCCACTGGGCCGGAGCCGGTCCGCTTCGACACGAAGATCGCCGTGCTGCTGCGCGCCGACCTGGAAACCTGGCAGCGCCTCAACGTGACGTCGTTCCTGGTCAGCGGCCTGGGAACGCAGCTTCCCGAGGTGATCGGCGAACCGTACGAGGACGCGGACGGCGTGCCCTACCTCCCCATGTTCCGCCAGCCGGTCATGGTCTTCGAGGCCACCAAGGAAACCCTGGCCACGGCTCACACCCGGGCTCTGACGCGCGCCCTGCCCCGCGCGGTCTTCACCTCCGACCTCTTCGCCACGGGCAACGACCGCGACAACCGCGCGGCCGTGCGGGCGGTGCCGACGGCGGATCTGGACCTGGTCGGCCTCGCGGTCCACGGCCCGAAGAACGCGGTGGACAAGGTGGTCAAGGGGGCGCGGATGCATCCCTGA
- a CDS encoding ABC transporter substrate-binding protein: MKSPHKAWAVAVALGVLAASGATIAAATPSPKPTPKHTSEEDQLQKLYKEAVAEDGRLVVYAGGDKPGQADYLKDAFVKKFPKMKVDIVVDFSKNHDARVDNQIAEHHVVADVVHLQTVDDFPRWKKEGVLQKYKPVGWDKVFDQIKDKDGYYTGLFFFAFSNVTATKLGGDAPVEAKDFLKPEFKNKLVFTYPNDDDAVLYYFKQLTDKYGFDYLKKLLAQNPKFVRGTQDSADLVGSDNYVASFGTTGGTPGVAETTLPKKSPWVAWPQTGAILKNAPHKAAAKLYMSWLLSKEAQQNSIGTWSARTDVAAPAGRRGIFDYENMNPLGLGEFMNNRTALDRYKARINLYVGDVKGVNPSDPQGVLGLYPVNQDGTQG; the protein is encoded by the coding sequence GTGAAGTCCCCCCACAAGGCATGGGCCGTCGCCGTCGCCCTGGGCGTCCTGGCCGCAAGCGGTGCCACCATCGCCGCCGCCACCCCTTCCCCGAAACCCACCCCCAAGCACACGAGCGAAGAAGACCAACTGCAGAAGCTGTACAAGGAAGCCGTGGCCGAGGACGGCCGCCTGGTCGTCTATGCCGGCGGTGACAAGCCGGGCCAGGCGGACTACCTCAAGGACGCGTTCGTCAAGAAGTTCCCCAAGATGAAGGTCGACATCGTCGTCGACTTCAGCAAGAACCACGACGCCCGCGTCGACAACCAGATCGCCGAGCACCACGTGGTTGCCGACGTCGTCCACCTCCAGACCGTCGACGACTTCCCGCGCTGGAAGAAGGAAGGAGTGCTGCAGAAGTACAAGCCGGTCGGCTGGGACAAGGTCTTCGACCAGATCAAGGACAAGGACGGCTACTACACCGGCCTGTTCTTCTTCGCCTTCTCCAATGTCACGGCCACCAAGCTCGGCGGCGACGCACCCGTCGAGGCCAAGGACTTCCTCAAGCCCGAGTTCAAGAACAAGCTCGTCTTCACCTACCCGAACGACGACGACGCCGTCCTCTACTACTTCAAACAGCTCACCGACAAGTACGGCTTCGACTACCTGAAGAAGCTGCTCGCCCAGAACCCGAAGTTCGTCCGCGGCACCCAGGACTCCGCCGACCTGGTCGGCTCCGATAACTACGTGGCGAGCTTCGGCACAACCGGAGGCACCCCGGGCGTCGCTGAGACCACCCTGCCGAAGAAGTCGCCGTGGGTCGCCTGGCCGCAGACCGGCGCCATCCTCAAGAACGCCCCGCACAAGGCCGCCGCCAAGCTCTACATGAGCTGGCTGCTGTCCAAGGAAGCCCAGCAGAACTCCATCGGCACCTGGAGCGCCCGCACCGACGTCGCCGCGCCGGCGGGCCGCAGGGGCATCTTCGACTACGAGAACATGAACCCGCTCGGTCTCGGCGAGTTCATGAACAACCGCACCGCCCTCGACCGCTACAAGGCCCGCATCAACCTCTATGTCGGCGACGTGAAGGGCGTGAACCCCTCCGACCCGCAGGGCGTGCTCGGCCTGTACCCCGTCAACCAGGACGGCACCCAGGGCTGA
- the cdgB gene encoding diguanylate cyclase CdgB produces MDKSHDLQAAVQGLHLARSLADTLQIVADGVVTGLGYELACVNLARPDGDLVVASLAGNSAAEALLTGRVGSRASWDRRLSMGEHWGDLVFIPHSEGWVLDDDDVPQWHTEGPAPRFEDEWHPSDRLFAPMYARSASGASHGELIGVISVDHPLTRRRPRPDERRDLEEYAFQAAIAISNARLRTNMQRALVRLDREQQTLRASEESFRQAFEYAPTGMAIAELGGDRNGRILRTNDALCRMLGRPASAMRRYAFSDLVHPEDIGTLLHTSAEGGRAELRLGRRDGTYLWVSMRNSVVADEAEGPRFLLTHVEDIEERKQREFDLAHRASHDALTGLPNSAELHARIDARLCALREHGSDAAEGADDPYLDHAYPATTPHTHVRAPVGDADTHGLAVLFFALRDFKAINTRFGHDAGDGVLVEVARRLGEAVRDDDTVARYGGDEFVVLADGLDPAGAHTAAVWMQDRIHLPIPLGDQTVRMHAGVGIAWAQCGTAPGDILRAARGFSS; encoded by the coding sequence ATCGACAAGAGTCACGATCTCCAGGCCGCGGTCCAGGGTCTGCATCTCGCCCGGAGTCTCGCGGACACTCTGCAGATCGTCGCCGACGGAGTCGTCACCGGTCTCGGCTACGAGCTGGCGTGCGTCAACCTCGCCCGCCCGGACGGCGATCTCGTGGTCGCCTCCTTGGCGGGCAACTCCGCCGCCGAGGCCCTCCTCACTGGCCGTGTCGGCTCGCGCGCGTCCTGGGACCGCAGGCTGAGCATGGGCGAGCACTGGGGCGACCTGGTGTTCATACCGCACAGCGAGGGCTGGGTCCTCGACGACGACGACGTCCCGCAGTGGCACACCGAGGGCCCCGCCCCCCGCTTCGAGGACGAGTGGCACCCCTCCGACCGCCTCTTCGCCCCGATGTACGCCCGGAGCGCTTCCGGTGCCTCGCACGGTGAGCTGATCGGCGTGATCTCCGTGGACCACCCCCTCACCCGCCGCCGTCCCAGGCCGGACGAACGCCGGGACCTGGAGGAGTACGCCTTCCAGGCCGCCATCGCGATCAGCAACGCGCGGCTGCGCACGAACATGCAACGCGCACTGGTCAGACTGGACAGGGAGCAGCAGACACTGCGGGCCAGCGAGGAGTCCTTCCGGCAGGCCTTCGAGTACGCGCCCACCGGAATGGCCATCGCCGAGCTGGGCGGCGACCGGAACGGCCGCATCCTCCGGACGAACGACGCACTGTGCCGCATGCTGGGCCGCCCGGCCTCCGCCATGCGCCGCTACGCCTTCTCCGACCTCGTCCACCCCGAGGACATCGGCACTCTGCTCCACACCAGCGCCGAGGGCGGGCGCGCGGAACTGCGCCTCGGGCGCCGCGACGGGACGTACCTGTGGGTCTCGATGCGCAACAGCGTGGTCGCGGACGAGGCCGAGGGCCCCCGCTTCCTGCTCACTCACGTCGAGGACATCGAGGAGCGCAAACAGCGCGAGTTCGATCTCGCCCACCGCGCCTCGCACGACGCCCTCACCGGCCTGCCGAACTCCGCCGAGCTGCATGCCCGTATCGACGCCCGGCTCTGCGCGCTCCGGGAGCACGGGTCCGACGCCGCGGAAGGAGCCGACGACCCCTACCTCGACCACGCCTACCCGGCCACAACCCCCCACACTCACGTCCGGGCCCCCGTGGGCGACGCCGACACCCACGGCCTGGCCGTGCTGTTCTTCGCCCTCCGCGACTTCAAGGCCATCAACACCCGCTTCGGGCACGACGCGGGGGACGGCGTCCTCGTCGAGGTCGCCCGACGGCTCGGTGAGGCCGTGCGCGACGACGACACGGTGGCCCGGTACGGCGGTGACGAGTTCGTCGTCCTGGCCGACGGCCTGGACCCCGCCGGCGCGCACACCGCCGCGGTGTGGATGCAGGACCGGATCCACCTGCCGATCCCCCTGGGCGACCAGACCGTGCGCATGCACGCGGGTGTCGGCATCGCATGGGCCCAGTGCGGGACGGCCCCGGGTGACATCCTGCGGGCGGCACGCGGGTTCTCGTCGTGA
- a CDS encoding VOC family protein, whose amino-acid sequence MTTRLGSLNEFCWMDLKTRDLASTATFFSKTLGWRFALDEKDWRKATRIAIDGHLIGGVSDLANPVYPPGTPAHIAYYLAVDNVDRRAEVATVNGARLVVPPFDAGDQGRMATLIDPVGAAFSLWQPRNFTGWQFPSHLAGAPHRMVLTCDQPDRARHFYDKTTGTPLNCADFIATRGPSASVPQWELAVDVEDLDSVVVRAHEHGHDLATRSEKTGRRVVRLSSPEGLTFLVRCLEQ is encoded by the coding sequence ATGACGACCCGTCTGGGTTCATTGAACGAGTTCTGCTGGATGGACCTCAAAACCCGTGACCTGGCCAGCACCGCCACCTTCTTCTCGAAGACGCTGGGCTGGCGCTTCGCGCTGGACGAGAAGGACTGGCGAAAGGCCACCAGGATAGCCATCGACGGCCACCTGATCGGTGGCGTGAGCGACCTGGCGAACCCGGTCTACCCACCGGGAACACCCGCCCACATTGCCTACTACTTGGCAGTCGACAACGTCGACCGTCGCGCCGAAGTGGCGACGGTGAACGGCGCTCGTCTTGTCGTACCTCCCTTCGACGCGGGCGATCAGGGGCGCATGGCGACATTGATCGATCCGGTAGGTGCTGCCTTCTCGCTGTGGCAGCCGCGCAACTTCACCGGATGGCAGTTCCCGTCCCACTTGGCGGGCGCCCCGCACCGCATGGTCCTGACGTGCGACCAGCCTGACAGAGCCCGGCACTTCTACGACAAGACGACGGGGACCCCTCTGAACTGCGCCGATTTCATCGCTACACGTGGACCCAGTGCATCCGTTCCGCAGTGGGAACTTGCGGTCGACGTCGAGGATTTGGACAGCGTCGTCGTACGCGCACACGAACACGGCCATGACTTGGCCACGCGGTCCGAGAAAACCGGTCGTCGTGTTGTGCGGTTGAGCAGCCCGGAGGGACTGACATTCCTGGTTCGCTGCCTTGAGCAGTGA